The following nucleotide sequence is from Podospora bellae-mahoneyi strain CBS 112042 chromosome 1 map unlocalized CBS112042p_1, whole genome shotgun sequence.
GAAGCAgactccttcttcttgccgagGCCGAAGGGGAGAGAGCTCTTGCGCTTGTCGCTCTTAACGGCAGGTCTGGTCTCGCCGTTGGTCTcggcaggagcagcagcaacctcagTGGTCTCAGTGGGAACGTTGGCAGGGGAAGAGACCTCAGCAGAGAGGGGCTCAGTGGTCTCAACGGCGGGGATCACAGGGGCAGTCTCGGCAACGGCCTCGGTGGCAGCAGGGGTCTCCTTGACGGGAGCCTCAGCAACAggagcagccttcttcttgccgaaGGGGAGGCTACCAAAGATGCTGGAGCGCTTGGTAGGGACAGCAGGGCGGGCCTCagcgacctcctccttcttctcctcagccttctcctcgggcTTGGCCTCAGTGGCCGCAGcctcggtggtggcaggggcagcctcggtggtggtctcAGCAACGGGGGCAGCCTCGACAGCGGGAgcaacctcagcagcaggagcCTCGGTGGCAGCGGGCGCCTCGGTAGCGGCAGGCTCCTCAGCAGTGGCAGCGGGAGTCTCAGCAGTAGGCtcggcggccttcttctcctccttcttgccgaggaggctgccgaagATGGAAGCGCGCTTACGGCTGGCGGAGCGACGCTTgggctcctccttcttgacctcctcgttcttctcctcctccttgacctcctccttggggGTCTCGACGGCAGCGGCCTCAACAGGAGCCtcggcaacggcggcggcggcctccTCAGTGGTGGCAGCAGGGGCAACCTCAGCGGCGGGCTCAGcagccttttcctccttcttgacgggGGCAGGCTTGAAGCTCTCAAGGGTCTTCTTGTAGGTCTCAGATTCGGTGACAGTGGCGGCAagctccttggcctcggcaaTCTTGGCCTTCAGCTGGGCAACCCAGTTGTCACGGTCAGCGGCAGTGGGGGCCTTGAAGGTGTGCTTGTGGCCCTTGGAAGAGAAGTGGAACTTGTTGGTGCCATCGACAACGGGCTCAGTAGCCTCAGCCTGTAATTTTCTGTTAGGATTTGAAACATTTTGAATCGGACATTGAACAGACGTACAAGCTGGATAGCGCCGTTGGGAGCAGCCTTGTCACCCTTCTCGCTGTAGAAAAGGAGACCCTTGCCGGTCTCGGCAGCCCACGAGGCAACGTGATGGGCGACATCAGcggccttctcagccttgaaGCTGGCGATCTCCTTGACATTGACGGGCTCAGAGCCAAACCAGAACAGGGTCTTGGTGTAGAGGAAGTTCCTAATCGAGGATGTTAGTCACTGATGACTCGAGAATTGTCGAGTCTGGCGTGATGCTGAAACGTACTTGGGGAAGTTGGCGCCCTGGCCCTTGTGCTCGAGGTGGCCCTCCTCAACAggcttggcctcctccttcttggcctcctcagcctcggcAGCGGGAGCCTCAGCGGCGATCTCAGtctcggtggcggcggcagggGTAGCCTCGACAGCAGGAGCAGTCTCGGAAACCTCAGCAACGGCGGGGCTGGCCTCAGCGGGCTTCGTCTCGACAACGGGCTCGGCGACAGGAGCGGTGGTCGCAGGGACCTCAACGGGCTTTGTTGTGTCGGCCATTTTTGATTGTGTGATGGGTGGTTGCAAAAAGCAGGGTATCTGGGTATctcaagaaaaaagaaaaaatggGTATCGGGTATCACTGAGAGAGAAGACTTCGCAAGAAATATTAAGCACGCGTGGCCTGCACTGGTCTGGACGAGGCAGAAAAAACTCGTCGAGTCGAGGTGTTGGCtggtgggtggaaggagagaaggagagagaggagaatGGAAAGGCGAGCCGTGTGATGGTTCCTGGGGGTACTTATTTCGGAACTGGCAGTCGGTCGTGCTCTGTGAAGGGAAACGGTAGGACTCTTGTGCGATCCGTCCGCTCTTCTCTCACCCCCcagtcccccccccccaaatcgCCCCCATCAGGTCCAGTGACTCCAGTCACAGTGAATGGTCCGTTTCCCCTGGCCAGACCCAAAGCGGAAGCAACACTGTGCGACACCCCTTGCCCTCTCGCTGCCCTCGCTCCCCTCGCTCCCTGACCAGCTGCTGGGCAGACAAAGAAAGGCACACCGTCTTATCCAAAACGATGCTCAGTTGCTGGGAGACACGAAATTGCTTCAAACCGTTATTAGACAGGGATCCagttttccctttttttccctttgcACACGCGCCTACTGCAGCCACCAAGAGCTCTCAAGGTCCATGGTCCACATTCGCTGCATCTTCACTGGCCAGTGCGCTTCTGGGGTCCTGGTCAGCATGCAGGAGGTACTTTGGCGACAAGTACCGACATGTCGTTTCTGTGCCAGGGAGCCCGCTGCAGGACACCATCGAACCCGCCTGATTTGCATCATGAACCGCCTGAGAGAGTCTCCTGCGCATTGAAGGGGTGACTTGCTGTTGCGGTATCCCTCCCTGAACATGTCCCGTTCTCCCAGGCTTGTCGATCAGGGCCTTGCGTCTGGACACTGGCATCGATCCACGACCTCACGTCGTCAGCCAGCCCCTATTCCCACGTCAACACCCACCGCCTAAACAGAGATTTTCCTCTTGTCCCTCCGCTGTAGGTGGGTATCTCTCAAGAACAGTCAGAGCTGCCAAGTGTCTCCGTTTTCACTTCAAAAGTCAACGATAGCGGTCCTGTAATTTGACCATCACAAAATAAGGGTTCGCACGTTGCAAAGCGGGGCGTTTACCGCTTGCCGTCTGCCAGAGCTCCACTCCCGTAAAATTTGGTGCCGACGTTATGAGAACGTAATCAACCATGGCCCCACCCATTCCCACTCACCTTTTCACTAGCCCATGCTCACGCCCCAGATGGCGTTCGCGCTGCTCCACACGACATCTGCCCGTTCGGACGACACCACAACCTCGACGAAACATTTCAGCGACTCCTTAAAAGGGGGTCACTCCCTCACTGCAGCTTCCTGGTGTCGGAGTGCCTTGGCGCctcttgttggtgatgacctCGGAAGCCTCTGATTGTTGTGAAGCAGCAGCTCTGGAATGTGAGAGGTGCAAAGAAACTTTTATGCTCCAGCGTCAGATcatcttgacagccttggcCCCACTGCTGCCGCGCATCGCACATGGTCAGGGACCGAAAGGCTGGACACTGGTTTCAAATTTGCTGCATCGATGAACCTGGCACTTTAAACATCTCAACGCTGACCTCGACAATAAGTGGATGGTATTGCGCCACCAGGCATTTACGCGTGGGTAAGATCTACATTTTCTACATAAGACCATTAATACTACGGATTTATATTATagatatttattttttacattaaattaagtaaaatactttagtATTATTTAAGTCtaaaatttatatattttgATAACTTATCGAAGTCTTTGTTAACTTTAGCTTTTACATTTAATAATATcgataaaaaaaataaatttattattaagattcattttaactttttttaattaattgTATTACTTATTTTTTTGATATTCTTACTCTAAGTATAAGAAAGAATAATGGTGATTGTTTTTcatttataaactttattaatttattaaaactAATTTTACTTACAAAGTTCCATTTTAAAATAATCTGaaatttatatttacttGATGTAAAAATTTACATATATTTAAAACcgattttaatataattatagttttatataaaagtaattattGTAAATATTTGATTATTTTTAATGTTATTATATACTTCCTGATTTTATTAGATAcctttaaaattatattgATCAAAAAATATTTCTGAAAAACGTTTTAGATTTATTGTTACAAGATtgaaataaaaatattaaaacgtaaaaaaaatagaaaCTCTAAGTAAAATGTTTTTCTATAAATAtgatatttttatttaaactAGGTAATTTCATTAAAGCTATAATCATcaattattattaataattgTTTTTAAagataataatattaatgatataaactttaattaattattttaaagtTAATTTTTAactaatttaattaataaataatgAAATAAATCTTTcaatttttataattttgAAATCTTTTAACAGaaactattatttttaaatataaatacttataaatataataaaacCCAAGAAAGATTATTTAGCtgctataatatatttttagATTATAATTAAACTTATTTTTCTAATTGTTAAACGATTAATTCCGTAATGAAAGATTTTgttatatttatattattaatatttaagttTTTTATGATACTTATTTTATCTCTATTAATTTAACATTAAATTTTGATAATTctagtaataaaaaaagtaaagtattTAACTTACGaagtattaatatttttaaagtACCGATAATCCGCTTAATATTAGTCTATTTACTCTGTTTTAAGATTAATATCTAAATTTCAGGCAAAACATCagtatatttaaaaaaatttcAAAATTCAGTTTTCGATATTACCTTTATTAATAGTGTAATTAACAAAGTAACAAATTcaattataaagtataaaaacTTGTTAGGTTTtttaagtaataatttactttattaaatatttttcaaaattaataaaagcttttaaaataaattttCATAATATATTTCCTAGACTTTTTTCTATTGTTAATACGcaattatataataaagataaaaatatttttcaACAATACGtaaaagtattataaaattcTTTTACTTCTAACaatttaaataatatatataaagttagtttttttttaaaaaaaaataaactagggaaataaataaataaaaactaAGTAGTTAAATTGTTTTATATGTATAAAGTGTTAATGCTAAAGCGAGATATAGCGTAAGTGGCTGGTATGGTAATAAGGTGGTAAGCCTACTTAACGACCACAACGAGAACAAGTAGCTTCTTCGTCTCTTTATTGTTGGCCATGCATTGTGATGCTCAGTTGGGCCGATATTCCTATCAATATTTTCTCTGTGGTTTTCCGTCCCCTGTGTTCGGCAGCCAAATCGAGCGATGAGGTTCAAGCAATATCCACGCCAACAGCAGGGGTTCACGGGCGGGGAAAAAGCAGCCTCAACATCGGCAAGCCGAAGCCGCTCCAGTGGCGTCTTGTCAGTCGTGGGGTTACCACGGTAGGGCCATCACCGGCTTGACCGCTTTTCTGACATCGCGACGGCGGCTCGATTTCGAGATTTCATCGGCCAGTGAGGTCCTCACACCCTCTGGGCTATCCTCAAGCAACAGGATGGCAAAAGTCGAGCTTCATGTCGACGCCATGCCgccgccccctcctcgtGGCCTGACTGGCAGCCCCTCTGTCCAACCAGTGTCGTTCTTCAGACTCAGAGAAACCACCGGGCGTTTCCACACATGCAACCACCTCGAAGGGCGCATGATTCTTCATGGTCGCACACAAGCTTGCAGCGTGCAGCTTGCCCGGGTGGGGCCGCGTCTGAACTGAACAGCTTCTTGTGGCCATCAGTGGATCGTGAACACAAGCCGTGCCactccccttttccaacatCACCCAAAACAGACGGCTACAGGAAATCTGATTCGTCTGTTGAATATGGCGTCTGGCACGACTTGCAAGAAAATAGATTGAGCACAGCCAAATGTGTtgtggaaaaaaaagggaaataGGCGTGCCGTTTGACGATTTTAATCCCGATGGGCTTCTACTACGGCCGCGAGAATTAGGTCAAAGCCTCGCTGGGCGTTGCAAACCGGACTTCCACAAAAATACGATTTTTTTGGCGAGCGAGACCGCTCGGGCCAGTAAAACTAAAAATAATTGGATTCCGTCAATTCAAGTAGTTTATCGATTTTAGCACACGTATTATCCGCGCATAAGAATTAATATAAACAAAAGAATCGTGGTAAATAGGGCTATATATCTATGTAGATTATGTTTATACGTTGAAGGTTGCCGGTagtttatttaaaaaaaaaaaaaaaagtaaaaatacATTTTCTTCAATAACTGGCGCACGAGCATCGAAGGCGTGTGAGGCTGCCAAAAACTAGCATATTTTTGTGGAAGCCCGGTTTGCAATGCACAGCGGAGCTTTATTTTTCACGAGGACACTACGGCTACTGATACACTACTTtttgtgctggtggtgactcAGTACTAGCCACAATTATTGGTGCTTGATACCTGGGTGACAGCAGCTGCTGCGAGTCCTGGGATTCGGTGACCCGGCATCTGCTTCCGGCATTGTTGACCTAGACAGACTCGAACATAGCCGGCCGCGACTCGATCTCAACAAAGCGCTTCGGGCTCATCTTCACCGACCCTTTGAATCCTGTCCTTCTTATCGGTTCCGATAGTTCACACGCCGACGAGAAACATCCCCACTGTTTGATGACGAAGAGAGCAAGTGTCTCAAAATCCGTCCTCAGTATGGCCAGCGGGTCCCTACATGC
It contains:
- a CDS encoding uncharacterized protein (EggNog:ENOG503NXMB; COG:S), whose protein sequence is MADTTKPVEVPATTAPVAEPVVETKPAEASPAVAEVSETAPAVEATPAAATETEIAAEAPAAEAEEAKKEEAKPVEEGHLEHKGQGANFPKNFLYTKTLFWFGSEPVNVKEIASFKAEKAADVAHHVASWAAETGKGLLFYSEKGDKAAPNGAIQLAEATEPVVDGTNKFHFSSKGHKHTFKAPTAADRDNWVAQLKAKIAEAKELAATVTESETYKKTLESFKPAPVKKEEKAAEPAAEVAPAATTEEAAAAVAEAPVEAAAVETPKEEVKEEEKNEEVKKEEPKRRSASRKRASIFGSLLGKKEEKKAAEPTAETPAATAEEPAATEAPAATEAPAAEVAPAVEAAPVAETTTEAAPATTEAAATEAKPEEKAEEKKEEVAEARPAVPTKRSSIFGSLPFGKKKAAPVAEAPVKETPAATEAVAETAPVIPAVETTEPLSAEVSSPANVPTETTEVAAAPAETNGETRPAVKSDKRKSSLPFGLGKKKESASSDEEGEKVKSPSAFSKFRATIKGKGKADKVEEKKEETPAATEAVAEEKAEDKAEEKKEEEAVKPAETADVAAPVVAAEEEKPKPAEAAPVVTATA